One window of Quercus robur chromosome 5, dhQueRobu3.1, whole genome shotgun sequence genomic DNA carries:
- the LOC126725406 gene encoding uncharacterized protein LOC126725406 — MAPHGETIASSYTRSNSISQPTRLSSDSLQRTVSDISFELSKEVIDELTLPPISEVQDARCECCGMCEECTPEYIEKVRSKFSGKWICGLCAEAVKEEVEKNGGKGEEALNAHTSACARFNKCGRAYPVLFQAEAMRELLKKSKLEGRGVRAKSISPRDKGGLKKGGIARSSSCISAITREMNDLTIGN, encoded by the coding sequence ATGGCACCACATGGAGAGACTATTGCTAGCTCTTACACTAGGAGCAACAGCATCTCCCAGCCAACAAGACTGTCATCCGATAGCCTTCAAAGAACTGTTTCAGATATTTCATTCGAACTTAGCAAAGAAGTGATTGACGAGTTAACACTCCCACCAATATCTGAGGTTCAAGATGCAAGGTGCGAGTGCTGTGGCATGTGCGAGGAGTGCACGCCGGAGTACATTGAGAAGGTGCGAAGCAAGTTCTCCGGGAAGTGGATATGTGGGCTGTGTGCTGAAGCAGTGAAGGAAGAGGTGGAGAAGAATGGAGGGAAGGGAGAAGAGGCTTTGAATGCACATACGAGTGCCTGTGCTAGGTTTAACAAGTGTGGTAGGGCTTATCCAGTTTTGTTCCAAGCTGAGGCCATGAGAGAATTGCTGAAGAAGAGCAAATTGGAAGGGAGAGGAGTGAGGGCCAAGTCTATTAGTCCTAGAGACAAAGGAGGGCTAAAGAAGGGTGGGATTGCTAGGAGTTCAAGTTGCATTTCAGCAATCACAAGGGAGATGAATGATCTCACCATTGGCAATTGA
- the LOC126727948 gene encoding uncharacterized protein LOC126727948, giving the protein MKPYKSPGSDGLHAGFYQRFWLTVGDSVKKEVMRVFLDSKVPNYLNKTLIVLIPKIQWPESIGNYRPISLCNSVYKIISKAIVNRLRPHLENIVSPFQIAFIPGRRGTDNVIIVQELIHTIGRAKGRKGYMAIKIDLEKAYDRIEWSFIREMLVKFNFPSKLTDIIMSCVSSVSTSLLFNGGCLESFQPSRGIRQGDPLSPYLFILCMEYLGHLIEDKCAAKAWIPVKTSRSGPSFSHLFFADDLVLFAEADMENCIAINEALQEFCSRSGVRKHDFDFVLDRVKKTLAGWKANLLSMAGRLVLIQAASSTIPNYVMQQASLPNKILKGIDRVNRNFLRGSSDHARKMHWVNWDAITKPKKLGGLGLQSAKGRNTALLAKLNWRFHTENDAPWVKVLKYKYCTRQRINSRNEANLPSSPTWKGMKIGEDTFKKGLKWIPGHESNLNFWADCWSNLGSIRALIQGPLPLDSATLKLKDVISMGRWDWSKIPFNLPLGIREEIQATLIPLIARNNDKLAWKFSPKGSFDMGSAYLIASNLMEAESFAGSWIWKL; this is encoded by the exons ATGAAGCCCTACAAATCTCCGGGTTCGGATGGGTTACATGCTGGTTTTTATCAGCGTTTTTGGCTCACAGTGGGGGATTCGGTGAAGAAGGAAGTTATGAGGGTTTTTCTTGATAGTAAAGTGCCGAATTATCTCAACAAAACTCTTATTGTTCTCATCCCAAAAATCCAATGGCCGGAGTCTATTGGGAACTATAGGCCTATTAGTCTTTGTAACTCTGTTTACAAGATCATTTCCAAAGCCATTGTTAATCGGCTTAGACCTCATTTGGAGAACATTGTCTCTCCCTTCCAAATAGCATTCATTCCGGGTAGGAGAGGCACGGATAATGTTATCATTGTGCAAGAATTAATCCACACCATTGGTCGTGCAAAAGGAAGGAAAGGGTACATGGCTATCAAGATTGATCTAGAGAAGGCCTATGACAGAATTGAGTGGAGTTTTATCAGGGAAATGCTTGTTAAGTTCAACTTTCCTAGCAAGCTTACAGATATTATCATGAGTTGTGTCTCTTCGGTTTCAACTTCTCTCCTCTTCAATGGGGGCTGCTTAGAATCCTTCCAGCCGTCTAGAGGCATCAGACAAGGGGACCCGTTATCGCCCTATCTATTCATTCTCTGTATGGAATATTTGGGTCATCTAATTGAAGATAAGTGTGCTGCCAAGGCTTGGATTCCAGTTAAAACTTCAAGGAGTGGGCCTTCCTTTTCGCATCTTTTCTTTGCAGATGACCTGGTTTTATTTGCCGAGGCTGATATGGAAAATTGTATTGCTATTAATGAAGCTCTTCAGGAGTTTTGTTCTAGATCAG GGGTTCGGAagcatgattttgattttgtgctAGATAGAGTAAAGAAAACGTTAGCGGGTTGGAAAGCTAATTTACTCTCCATGGCTGGCCGGTTGGTGCTTATCCAAGCTGCTTCCTCTACCATTCCAAATTATGTCATGCAACAGGCTTCGCTCCCAAATAAAATCCTCAAGGGCATTGATAGGGTCAATAGGAACTTTTTACGGGGATCCTCTGATCATGCTAGGAAAATGCATTGGGTCAATTGGGATGCTATAACTAAGCCAAAGAAGTTGGGAGGTCTGGGATTGCAATCGGCTAAAGGCAGGAATACAGCTCTCCTTGCCAAGCTTAACTGGAGATTTCACACTGAGAATGATGCTCCTTGGGTCAAGGttcttaaatataaatattgtaCGAGGCAGAGAATCAACTCGAGGAATGAAGCTAATCTCCCAAGCTCCCCTACTTGGAAAGGTATGAAGATAGGTGAGGATACTTTCAAGAAAGGGTTAAAGTGGATTCCAGGGCACGAGAGCAACCTCAATTTTTGGGCTGATTGCTGGTCTAATCTTGGCTCCATTAGAGCCCTCATTCAGGGTCCCCTCCCTCTAGACTCGGCCACCCTCAAGCTTAAAGATGTGATTTCTATGGGAAGATGGGATTGGTCGAAGATCCCTTTCAACCTCCCTTTAGGGATTAGAGAGGAAATCCAAGCAACCCTGATTCCTCTTATAGCAAGGAATAATGATAAGTTGGCATGGAAATTTTCTCCAAAAGGGAGTTTTGACATGGGGAGTGCTTATCTTATTGCCTCAAATCTTATGGAAGCAGAATCTTTTGCTGGATCTTGGATTTGGAAACTCTAA